In Salvelinus namaycush isolate Seneca chromosome 17, SaNama_1.0, whole genome shotgun sequence, one genomic interval encodes:
- the LOC120062205 gene encoding hyphal wall protein 1-like, with product MEDNIPPDNIPSDNIPPDNIPPDNIPSDNIPPDNIPSDNIPSDNIPSDNIPSDNIPSDNIPSDNIPSDNIPSDNIPPDNIPSDNIPSDNIPSDNIPSDNIPPDNIPPDNIPPDNIPSDNIPSDNIPPDNIPSDNIPPDNIPSDNIPSDNIPSDNIPSDNIPPDNIPSDNIPSDNIPPDNIPPDNIPSDNIPSDNIPPDNIPSDNIPPDNIPSDNIPSDNIPSDNIPPDMSPGVSIISHQTCHQGSPSYPNRHATRVSIISHQTCYQGSPSYPTRHDTGGLHHIPPDMSPGVSIISH from the exons ATGGAGG ACAACATCCCACCAGACAACATCCCATCAGACAACATCCCACCAGACAACATCCCACCAGACAACATCCCATCAGACAACATCCCACCAGACAACATCCCATCAGACAACATCCCATCAGACAACATCCCATCAGACAACATCCCATCAGACAACATCCCATCAGACAACATCCCATCAGACAACATCCCATCAGACAACATCCCATCAGACAACATCCCACCAGACAACATCCCATCAGACAACATCCCATCAGACAACATCCCATCAGACAACATCCCATCAGACAACATCCCACCAGACAACATCCCACCAGACAACATCCCACCAGACAACATCCCATCAGACAACATCCCATCAGACAACATCCCACCAGACAACATCCCATCAGACAACATCCCACCAGACAACATCCCATCAGACAACATCCCATCAGACAACATCCCATCAGACAACATCCCATCAGACAACATCCCACCAGACAACATCCCATCAGACAACATCCCATCAGACAACATCCCACCAGACAACATCCCACCAGACAACATCCCATCAGACAACATCCCATCAGACAACATCCCACCAGACAACATCCCATCAGACAACATCCCACCAGACAACATCCCATCAGACAACATCCCATCAGACAACATCCCATCAGACAACatcccaccagacatgtcaccaggggtctcCATCATATCCCATcagacatgtcaccaggggtctcCATCATATCCcaacagacatgccaccagggtcTCCATCAtatcccaccagacatgttaCCAGGGGTCTCCATCATATCCCACCAGACATGACACTGGGGGTCTCCATCatatcccaccagacatgtcaccaggggtctcCATCATATCCCActag